Below is a window of Cheilinus undulatus linkage group 8, ASM1832078v1, whole genome shotgun sequence DNA.
TCACACTGCCTCCTTCTCATATTAGccactgtgtttgtttgtagctCCACATCCCTCTGCGGCTGCTGTGTGCTGGTCTGCTGTTCACCTGTAACACCGTCATGTGGACCTTCTTCTCCAAAGCTCTCAGGCACTGCTCATCCTCAGCCAGGGCCACCGTCACTACCACTGCATCCAACTTCATCTCCTCAGTAAGCTCCCAGCATCCTCCCTTTGGTGCTATTACCTTCACCGTCAGTTTAAACCCTACAGAGCCGGTGAAAGGGAGATGTAGTTAGAACTGTAAAGTTTCTGAGGGAGAGTTCAGACTTGTGTTTATTTGACTGTGAGTTTGTTTGTGTCCAGGCTGTCATGGGGAGGCTGATTTTCGGAGAGACCCATGCAGCTCTGTGGTGGGTGGGCATCTCTCTCACTCTTTGTGGACTGCTGGTGCTTCATGGATCCACACCTCAGACTCTTTCacaagaagaggagaaaaaggacaCGTGAGGCAGCTTTGGCTCCTCACAAGTATGCAGACTCTGCTGTTCAGCCACAGTCACAAAAACTGTGGGTCGACACATAATGTATCTTCTCAGGGATTTTAAAGTTCTTATGGAAAAATGAAattcccacaacatcagaaacaaccAAAAAGACAGTGTAAAACTCTTACAGAAAGCTGGGAACACATTACGAGATAATTGTGCCGGTTGTCTGCCTGATTTTGCTCGGCTTACCAGAGctttctaaagattatcttgaCGTATTTTTCTGTGGTGTGGTACGGGTGATCTATTTTTCCTCTCCGATTTTCTCGGAAAACTATCCGAGCTGCCCTGAGTTGAGATTGTAACTATTAAACATGCTCAGAATTTACAATCAGCAATCAGGATGTATTAGGGGAACACTGGATTGTGATGTGGAGTAGAACAAACGCCACTAATCACAAGCTGACCAaaagaggaagcacaacaaacacagctatGGCAGTGATAGTAAAGGAATGGAGgagcaacttgttgatttgtggcaacaacaTTACTGCTTTAGGCATGTAGGGGGCTTGTATTGCTCTCTCTCAACCCCTGGGTTGTGGCATATTGGGCCacaattagggctgaatgatttgaaaaaataatctgatgtatttttaacaaacacaagtaaAAATCATTCTAGATAAGGCTGAATTATTTTGAGAAAAGGCCAAATGAACCATTGTtttgaagggaatgatcatttttatgtcattcccAATGTTAATtagaaaacatttacaaaaaagaggaaagtaggatttatttttccaatCTGTTCTAGCAAAGAAATtacatttgaatgtttgcatgtgtggagcttaacatctctgctgcaaaaatattaGCTATAAAGTGGagttttgaaacacatttcaggttaaataaaagttgtacctcctgcaatttgaaaaatgcagcaagacattgcgatttaatcaaaatttggatcgattgcccagccctagccaCAACCCAGGTCTGGAGAGAGGCGGctagagtcaagcttgacacgtGTAGAAACACGTAGCTGTAgatcagcagccaaggtcaagctaaACAGCATTTCTTTCATCCAGACCTTGTTTCCCCTggtgatacacccagagaccaCCAGCATTTTTCAGGACCCTGGCAACCCTACTGCTCACCCATACTGTaccctagaccagtggttctcaactgtggggttgggacccaaaagtgagttgtgaagctctttccagtgggttgcaaatgtgtgctcgaaaaaaaaaaaacatggcagatATTCTATATACAATAGACAGGGTGAAACCATACATTCTTTAAAGGTTTTCCTATAACTAAGAGCAAAGTTATATTGGTGTCCCCAATATAACAAGGAAATTCCTGAAAATAATTAACAAAATTTGCTGTCTTGGAAAATtgagcaaaataaaatatatgcaatCAAACATGCTTTTTTGTCTTGTCTGTTCAAGATACAGACcctttccaaaaaattagaatatcatggaaaagttGTTTAAGTTCCACAATTccattcaaaaagttaaactttcatAGATTATAGATTCAGGGCCCACAATTTAAACGATTtcaagtatttatttgtttatttttacataatttgGGCTTCTAGCTCATAAAACCCACGAAAACAGGatttcaaaaaattagaatactgtgaagaaatcagCCCAAATTTTGCAGGGCATGAATGTTTTAAACTGAGTGTCACACACTAATCATCTACTAAACTTAAAGCACCTGCCCAGGTTTCCCCAGGTGTCCTTAAATTGCTTCAGTTTGTTTCAATTTTCTCAGTTCGGTTCAATacggggaagactgcagacatGACAACTGGCCAGAAGACCATCATTGATACCCTCCATAGGatgggtaagccacaaaagttCATAGCTAAGGAGGCTggctgttcacagagtgctgtgtCCAAGCATATCAATGGAAAGTCTAGTGGaagggcaaaatgtggcagGAGAAGATGCACCAGCAAAAGAGATGACCGTGGGCTTCAGCGGATTATCAAACAGAGAAGATTCAAGAATTTGGCAGAGATCCAGAAAGAGTGGAATGAGGCGGGAGTCACAGCTTCAAAAACCTCCACATTCAGACGCATCCGGGAGATGGGCTACAACTGTCGGGTTCCCCGGGTCAAGCCACTTCTGAACCTGAGCCAACGTAGGAAGCGTCTCAACTGGGCCAAGGAGAAGAAGGACTGGACTGTTGGCCAGTGGTCCAAGGACCTTGATTCCCGTATGAAAGTAAAGTGTGCCTTTCATACGGGAATCAAGGTCCAAGGGTTTGGAGGAAGACAGGTGAGGAACAGAAGCCAAGCTGCTTGAGGTCCAGTGTGAAATATCCACAGTCAGTCATGATTTGGGGTGCAATGTCCGGTGCAGGTGTTGGTAAACTCTGCTTTCTTAAATCCAAGGTCACCGCAACAGTCTGCCAGAATGTTTTAGAGgacttcatgattccttctgcTGAAGATCtgtatggagatgctgatttcatatTCCAGCAGGACCTGGCCCCTGCCCATACCGCCAGAAGCACCAAAACCTGGTTTGATGCCCATGCCATCACagtgcttgactggccagccaactcGCCGGACCtaaaccccattgagaatct
It encodes the following:
- the LOC121513859 gene encoding transmembrane protein 42-like, yielding MLLGSFYALFAGFWGAAASLSAKLTLGADYLRDMCESWTRQTETHGETAVCDWLHIPLRLLCAGLLFTCNTVMWTFFSKALRHCSSSARATVTTTASNFISSAVMGRLIFGETHAALWWVGISLTLCGLLVLHGSTPQTLSQEEEKKDT